From one Lycium ferocissimum isolate CSIRO_LF1 chromosome 5, AGI_CSIRO_Lferr_CH_V1, whole genome shotgun sequence genomic stretch:
- the LOC132055381 gene encoding uncharacterized protein LOC132055381 isoform X4 produces MALAASPHQTYIPLPSSNSGGRRAADHEVVLKPVPIFIVIHESQLPATFLYPSPKNELVVGLDCEGVDLCRYGTLCIVQLAFPDAIYLVDAIRGGKKLINACKPGLESSHVTKVIHDCKRDSEALYYQYGIKLHNVMDTQIAYYLIEEQLGKKSTPAGHISFVHLLADPRYCGISYVEKKEVRSLLREDPQFWTYRPLSELMVRAAADDVRFLPYIFHKMMEKLSEQSLWRLAVRGSLCCRCFCTSDNKYADWPAIPSIPEFLNVERDTLEEEILSVLDVPPGKMGCVIGRKGSSILSIKESCKNPNWWIEGSTKQGFHHWPP; encoded by the exons ATGGCTTTAGCTGCTAGTCCTCACCAGACTTACATTCCTCTGCCATCCTCCAATTCAG GTGGTAGGCGTGCCGCCGATCATGAAGTAGTTCTAAAGCCAGTCCCCATTTTTATCGtcatccatgaatctcaacttccAGCCACATTTCTCTATCCTTCCCCAAAAAATGAGTTGGTTGTTGGACTTGACTGCGAGGGTGTTGACCTCTGTAGATACGGAACTCTCTGTATTGtgcag CTTGCTTTTCCGGATGCTATTTACTTGGTTGATGCGATTCGCGGTGGGAAAAAGTTGATTAATGCCTGTAAGCCTGGTCTTGAATCTAGTCATGTCACGAAAGTTATTCACGACTGCAAACGGGATAGTGAG gCATTATACTATCAGTATGGTATCAAGTTGCACAATGTTATGGATACCCAG ATAGCATATTATCTGATAGAGGAACAGTTGGGGAAAAAGAGCACACCAGCTGGCCATATCTCTTTTGTACACCTTCTTGCAGATCCACGCTATTGTG GTATTTCATATGTCGAGAAAAAGGAAGTCCGTTCACTTCTGAGAGAG GATCCTCAGTTTTGGACTTACAGACCATTATCTGAGCTGATGGTCCGTGCGGCTGCTGATGATGTTCGATTTCTTCCATACATATTCCATAAGATGATGGAGAAATTGAGTGAACAATCATTGTGGAGACTTGCAGTTCGTGGTTCACTTTGTTGTCGGTGTTTCTGCACAAGTGACAACAAATATGCTGATTGGCCAGCAATCCCTTCAATTCCAG AGTTCCTCAATGTGGAAAGAGATACTTTGGAAGAGGAGATTCTATCGGTACTTGATGTGCCACCCGGGAAAATGGGATGTGTTATTGGTAGAAAAGGGTCCTCAATTTTGTCAATCAAAGAATCATGCAA AAATCCTAATTGGTGGATCGAAGGGAGCACCAAACAAG GTTTTCATCATTGGCCCCCTTAA
- the LOC132055381 gene encoding uncharacterized protein LOC132055381 isoform X2, which yields MALAASPHQTYIPLPSSNSGGRRAADHEVVLKPVPIFIVIHESQLPATFLYPSPKNELVVGLDCEGVDLCRYGTLCIVQLAFPDAIYLVDAIRGGKKLINACKPGLESSHVTKVIHDCKRDSEALYYQYGIKLHNVMDTQIAYYLIEEQLGKKSTPAGHISFVHLLADPRYCGISYVEKKEVRSLLREDPQFWTYRPLSELMVRAAADDVRFLPYIFHKMMEKLSEQSLWRLAVRGSLCCRCFCTSDNKYADWPAIPSIPEFLNVERDTLEEEILSVLDVPPGKMGCVIGRKGSSILSIKESCKNPNWWIEGSTKQGKESRSHVEGPDVMRYF from the exons ATGGCTTTAGCTGCTAGTCCTCACCAGACTTACATTCCTCTGCCATCCTCCAATTCAG GTGGTAGGCGTGCCGCCGATCATGAAGTAGTTCTAAAGCCAGTCCCCATTTTTATCGtcatccatgaatctcaacttccAGCCACATTTCTCTATCCTTCCCCAAAAAATGAGTTGGTTGTTGGACTTGACTGCGAGGGTGTTGACCTCTGTAGATACGGAACTCTCTGTATTGtgcag CTTGCTTTTCCGGATGCTATTTACTTGGTTGATGCGATTCGCGGTGGGAAAAAGTTGATTAATGCCTGTAAGCCTGGTCTTGAATCTAGTCATGTCACGAAAGTTATTCACGACTGCAAACGGGATAGTGAG gCATTATACTATCAGTATGGTATCAAGTTGCACAATGTTATGGATACCCAG ATAGCATATTATCTGATAGAGGAACAGTTGGGGAAAAAGAGCACACCAGCTGGCCATATCTCTTTTGTACACCTTCTTGCAGATCCACGCTATTGTG GTATTTCATATGTCGAGAAAAAGGAAGTCCGTTCACTTCTGAGAGAG GATCCTCAGTTTTGGACTTACAGACCATTATCTGAGCTGATGGTCCGTGCGGCTGCTGATGATGTTCGATTTCTTCCATACATATTCCATAAGATGATGGAGAAATTGAGTGAACAATCATTGTGGAGACTTGCAGTTCGTGGTTCACTTTGTTGTCGGTGTTTCTGCACAAGTGACAACAAATATGCTGATTGGCCAGCAATCCCTTCAATTCCAG AGTTCCTCAATGTGGAAAGAGATACTTTGGAAGAGGAGATTCTATCGGTACTTGATGTGCCACCCGGGAAAATGGGATGTGTTATTGGTAGAAAAGGGTCCTCAATTTTGTCAATCAAAGAATCATGCAA AAATCCTAATTGGTGGATCGAAGGGAGCACCAAACAAG GTAAGGAAAGCAGAAGCCATGTTGAGGGGCCGGATGTTATGAGATACTTTTGA
- the LOC132055381 gene encoding uncharacterized protein LOC132055381 isoform X1, with the protein MALAASPHQTYIPLPSSNSGGRRAADHEVVLKPVPIFIVIHESQLPATFLYPSPKNELVVGLDCEGVDLCRYGTLCIVQLAFPDAIYLVDAIRGGKKLINACKPGLESSHVTKVIHDCKRDSEALYYQYGIKLHNVMDTQIAYYLIEEQLGKKSTPAGHISFVHLLADPRYCGISYVEKKEVRSLLREDPQFWTYRPLSELMVRAAADDVRFLPYIFHKMMEKLSEQSLWRLAVRGSLCCRCFCTSDNKYADWPAIPSIPEFLNVERDTLEEEILSVLDVPPGKMGCVIGRKGSSILSIKESCKAEILIGGSKGAPNKVFIIGPLKQVRKAEAMLRGRML; encoded by the exons ATGGCTTTAGCTGCTAGTCCTCACCAGACTTACATTCCTCTGCCATCCTCCAATTCAG GTGGTAGGCGTGCCGCCGATCATGAAGTAGTTCTAAAGCCAGTCCCCATTTTTATCGtcatccatgaatctcaacttccAGCCACATTTCTCTATCCTTCCCCAAAAAATGAGTTGGTTGTTGGACTTGACTGCGAGGGTGTTGACCTCTGTAGATACGGAACTCTCTGTATTGtgcag CTTGCTTTTCCGGATGCTATTTACTTGGTTGATGCGATTCGCGGTGGGAAAAAGTTGATTAATGCCTGTAAGCCTGGTCTTGAATCTAGTCATGTCACGAAAGTTATTCACGACTGCAAACGGGATAGTGAG gCATTATACTATCAGTATGGTATCAAGTTGCACAATGTTATGGATACCCAG ATAGCATATTATCTGATAGAGGAACAGTTGGGGAAAAAGAGCACACCAGCTGGCCATATCTCTTTTGTACACCTTCTTGCAGATCCACGCTATTGTG GTATTTCATATGTCGAGAAAAAGGAAGTCCGTTCACTTCTGAGAGAG GATCCTCAGTTTTGGACTTACAGACCATTATCTGAGCTGATGGTCCGTGCGGCTGCTGATGATGTTCGATTTCTTCCATACATATTCCATAAGATGATGGAGAAATTGAGTGAACAATCATTGTGGAGACTTGCAGTTCGTGGTTCACTTTGTTGTCGGTGTTTCTGCACAAGTGACAACAAATATGCTGATTGGCCAGCAATCCCTTCAATTCCAG AGTTCCTCAATGTGGAAAGAGATACTTTGGAAGAGGAGATTCTATCGGTACTTGATGTGCCACCCGGGAAAATGGGATGTGTTATTGGTAGAAAAGGGTCCTCAATTTTGTCAATCAAAGAATCATGCAA GGCAGAAATCCTAATTGGTGGATCGAAGGGAGCACCAAACAAG GTTTTCATCATTGGCCCCCTTAAGCAGGTAAGGAAAGCAGAAGCCATGTTGAGGGGCCGGATGTTATGA
- the LOC132055381 gene encoding uncharacterized protein LOC132055381 isoform X3: protein MALAASPHQTYIPLPSSNSGGRRAADHEVVLKPVPIFIVIHESQLPATFLYPSPKNELVVGLDCEGVDLCRYGTLCIVQLAFPDAIYLVDAIRGGKKLINACKPGLESSHVTKVIHDCKRDSEALYYQYGIKLHNVMDTQIAYYLIEEQLGKKSTPAGHISFVHLLADPRYCGISYVEKKEVRSLLREDPQFWTYRPLSELMVRAAADDVRFLPYIFHKMMEKLSEQSLWRLAVRGSLCCRCFCTSDNKYADWPAIPSIPEFLNVERDTLEEEILSVLDVPPGKMGCVIGRKGSSILSIKESCKAEILIGGSKGAPNKVRKAEAMLRGRML, encoded by the exons ATGGCTTTAGCTGCTAGTCCTCACCAGACTTACATTCCTCTGCCATCCTCCAATTCAG GTGGTAGGCGTGCCGCCGATCATGAAGTAGTTCTAAAGCCAGTCCCCATTTTTATCGtcatccatgaatctcaacttccAGCCACATTTCTCTATCCTTCCCCAAAAAATGAGTTGGTTGTTGGACTTGACTGCGAGGGTGTTGACCTCTGTAGATACGGAACTCTCTGTATTGtgcag CTTGCTTTTCCGGATGCTATTTACTTGGTTGATGCGATTCGCGGTGGGAAAAAGTTGATTAATGCCTGTAAGCCTGGTCTTGAATCTAGTCATGTCACGAAAGTTATTCACGACTGCAAACGGGATAGTGAG gCATTATACTATCAGTATGGTATCAAGTTGCACAATGTTATGGATACCCAG ATAGCATATTATCTGATAGAGGAACAGTTGGGGAAAAAGAGCACACCAGCTGGCCATATCTCTTTTGTACACCTTCTTGCAGATCCACGCTATTGTG GTATTTCATATGTCGAGAAAAAGGAAGTCCGTTCACTTCTGAGAGAG GATCCTCAGTTTTGGACTTACAGACCATTATCTGAGCTGATGGTCCGTGCGGCTGCTGATGATGTTCGATTTCTTCCATACATATTCCATAAGATGATGGAGAAATTGAGTGAACAATCATTGTGGAGACTTGCAGTTCGTGGTTCACTTTGTTGTCGGTGTTTCTGCACAAGTGACAACAAATATGCTGATTGGCCAGCAATCCCTTCAATTCCAG AGTTCCTCAATGTGGAAAGAGATACTTTGGAAGAGGAGATTCTATCGGTACTTGATGTGCCACCCGGGAAAATGGGATGTGTTATTGGTAGAAAAGGGTCCTCAATTTTGTCAATCAAAGAATCATGCAA GGCAGAAATCCTAATTGGTGGATCGAAGGGAGCACCAAACAAG GTAAGGAAAGCAGAAGCCATGTTGAGGGGCCGGATGTTATGA